The Pirellulimonas nuda genome includes a region encoding these proteins:
- a CDS encoding sodium:solute symporter family protein, whose protein sequence is MSGRRMSGWLLGLSMVATTFAADTPGLVTELVRTKGVSGNWAWWAFLLTGMLTVFLYARLWRRSGVRTDLEFYELRYSGRPAVVLRVFRALYLGVVFNVIVMAVVSVAAIKLGQVLLGASPATVLICGGVTTLVLSAFGGFRAVVLTDCLLFGVAMTGAIAAAYFALQHPSVGGLSGLFSHDSVAAKQALTPAWDWSSTESRDLLATTLLVPLTVQWWSVWYPGAEPGGGGYLAQRMLAAKNEDHAFGAVMLFNVAHYALRPWPWILVALASIVVYPELADLRAAFPAVDESKLGHDLAYPAMLTMAPIGWRGLIIASLLSAYVSTISTHLNWGASYVTGDFYQRVVDPAASPQRLVMVGRISTVVMMLLASLLALWLQTAKQGFDLLLSVGAGTDLIYILRWYWWRVNAFAEIVAMAASVVVAAYLQFGPDHGLAGWQALCLGVAVTTAIWFSAIWLSPPERPATLEAFCRQVRPSGPGWRRVYREAARRGDMLDGPKDGESIRIGLLRMALGCVAIYSLLFAVGKFLYGEPLQCGLLALTSVVSTAALAATYWRAPPTPRAA, encoded by the coding sequence TTGTCCGGGAGGCGGATGTCCGGTTGGCTGCTTGGCCTCTCGATGGTCGCCACCACCTTCGCCGCCGATACGCCCGGGCTCGTCACGGAACTGGTGCGGACTAAGGGGGTCTCCGGCAACTGGGCTTGGTGGGCGTTCCTGCTCACCGGGATGTTGACGGTTTTCCTCTATGCGAGGCTGTGGAGGCGTTCTGGGGTGCGGACCGATCTCGAGTTCTACGAGCTGCGCTACAGTGGACGACCCGCCGTGGTGCTCCGCGTGTTTCGCGCGCTCTACCTAGGAGTGGTCTTCAACGTCATCGTGATGGCGGTGGTGTCGGTCGCCGCGATCAAGCTTGGGCAGGTGCTGCTGGGCGCCTCCCCGGCAACCGTGCTTATCTGCGGCGGCGTGACAACGCTCGTCCTGAGCGCCTTCGGCGGGTTCCGCGCCGTGGTGCTGACCGACTGCCTGTTGTTCGGGGTCGCGATGACCGGCGCCATCGCCGCCGCGTACTTCGCCCTCCAGCACCCCAGCGTTGGCGGACTCTCGGGGCTTTTCTCGCACGATTCGGTCGCCGCCAAGCAGGCGTTGACGCCCGCCTGGGATTGGAGCAGCACCGAGAGCCGCGACCTGCTTGCGACCACGCTCCTGGTGCCCCTCACCGTGCAGTGGTGGAGCGTGTGGTACCCGGGCGCGGAGCCGGGCGGAGGCGGCTATCTGGCGCAGCGGATGCTCGCCGCGAAGAACGAAGACCACGCGTTCGGCGCCGTGATGCTGTTCAACGTCGCCCACTACGCCCTGCGGCCGTGGCCCTGGATCCTCGTCGCGCTTGCCTCGATCGTCGTCTACCCGGAGCTCGCCGACCTGCGGGCCGCTTTCCCCGCGGTTGATGAGTCGAAGCTCGGCCACGACTTGGCTTATCCGGCGATGTTGACGATGGCGCCCATCGGATGGCGTGGTTTGATCATCGCGTCGCTGCTGTCGGCGTACGTCTCGACCATCTCGACGCACCTCAACTGGGGGGCGTCGTACGTCACCGGCGACTTTTACCAACGCGTGGTCGATCCCGCCGCTTCTCCGCAGCGTCTGGTGATGGTCGGCCGCATCTCCACCGTGGTGATGATGCTGCTGGCAAGCCTGCTCGCCCTCTGGCTGCAGACCGCCAAGCAGGGCTTCGATCTGTTGCTCAGCGTCGGCGCCGGAACCGACCTGATCTACATCCTGCGTTGGTACTGGTGGCGGGTAAACGCTTTCGCCGAGATCGTGGCGATGGCGGCGTCCGTGGTGGTGGCCGCCTACCTCCAGTTCGGCCCCGACCACGGCCTAGCGGGCTGGCAGGCGCTCTGTCTGGGCGTCGCCGTCACGACCGCCATTTGGTTCTCAGCGATCTGGCTCTCGCCGCCCGAACGGCCCGCGACGCTCGAGGCTTTCTGCCGACAGGTCCGGCCCAGCGGCCCCGGTTGGCGTCGGGTGTACCGGGAAGCTGCGCGGCGAGGCGACATGCTCGATGGGCCGAAAGACGGGGAATCGATCCGCATCGGCCTGCTGCGGATGGCGTTGGGCTGCGTCGCGATCTATTCCCTCCTCTTCGCCGTTGGGAAGTTCTTGTACGGCGAGCCCCTCCAGTGCGGACTGCTTGCACTGACGAGCGTCGTATCGACCGCAGCCTTGGCCGCCACCTACTGGCGAGCGCCCCCCACCCCCCGCGCAGCGTGA
- a CDS encoding transglutaminase domain-containing protein, producing the protein MAMPTHARYAVGALSMRRVCAALLVAVASITGLQQSNGAESAAIESALAQAGDNAAELREALATVPEPQRPGMRFLIAHMPADDLQELSAEFLVEHVVYAYRAWEESPWREQVDEALFFNDVLPYASVNERRDQWRKDFYERFTPMVKGVNTPGEAAAKLNNEIFPLLKVKYSKRRRKADQSPYETIQSGLASCTGLSVLLIDACRSVGVPARFVGTPLWSDNSGNHSWVEVWDGGWHFTGAAEPAGMELDRGWFGGRASRAQRDNPRYAIYATSFRHTPLSFPMVWDRRNQSVSAVNVSDRYTSKDEAVPEGSTSVRFCVVDPATRQRVQCTLSVEDSSGQTRFSGETKDERFDGNDHLSATLPGGERYRVVARREGVVVEQEIEAHGDEQLVTLRLPGADDPVQQLVGYLAEPRDTRPPLADQPFAKTGLTREQAERGQQMLWEDHEKMIRETRAQEMEAKTLVDGDFTMPFAYTVFGEKPPGGRSLYISMHGGGGTAERVNTQQWKNQQRLYRPAEGVYLAPRAPTDTWNLWQMPHIDRLFTRLIEDLIVLEDVDPDRVYVMGYSAGGDGAFQLAPRMADRWAAAAMMAGHPGDASPLGLRNIGFAVYMGGRDGAYKRNEHAARWKEKLAELRSADPEGYFHKVTIYPEKGHWMDGEDASALPWLAAQTRNPLPEKVVWQQDNITHDRFYWLSIGDQPVKKGATIVATRDAQQVSIEADGIDEVTVLLNDEMLDLDKPLRITSGERVLFEGTPERTIAMLSKTLDERGDPRGVFSAAVTVRPGGDAAGE; encoded by the coding sequence ATGGCCATGCCTACCCATGCGCGGTACGCGGTCGGCGCGCTGTCAATGCGACGCGTGTGCGCCGCGTTGCTGGTCGCCGTTGCCAGCATTACCGGGTTACAACAGAGCAATGGTGCTGAGTCAGCGGCGATCGAGTCCGCCCTCGCTCAGGCCGGGGACAACGCCGCCGAGCTGCGCGAGGCCCTTGCGACGGTCCCGGAGCCGCAGCGGCCTGGCATGCGGTTCTTGATCGCGCATATGCCGGCCGACGACCTCCAGGAGTTGTCGGCCGAATTCTTGGTCGAGCACGTCGTTTACGCCTACCGTGCGTGGGAAGAATCGCCCTGGCGCGAGCAGGTCGATGAGGCGTTGTTCTTCAACGACGTGCTCCCCTACGCCAGCGTCAACGAGCGCCGGGACCAGTGGCGCAAGGACTTCTACGAACGATTCACGCCGATGGTTAAGGGCGTCAACACCCCCGGCGAGGCCGCGGCGAAGCTCAACAACGAGATCTTCCCGCTGCTGAAGGTCAAGTACAGCAAGCGACGGCGAAAGGCCGACCAGAGCCCGTACGAGACGATCCAGAGCGGGTTGGCGTCCTGCACGGGGCTGTCGGTCCTATTGATCGACGCGTGCCGCTCGGTCGGCGTTCCGGCCCGGTTTGTCGGCACGCCGCTCTGGTCGGACAACAGCGGCAACCACTCCTGGGTTGAGGTGTGGGACGGGGGCTGGCATTTCACGGGCGCGGCCGAGCCCGCCGGCATGGAACTCGACCGGGGCTGGTTTGGCGGACGCGCATCGCGGGCGCAACGCGACAACCCCCGCTACGCCATCTACGCCACCAGCTTCCGCCACACGCCGCTCAGCTTCCCGATGGTGTGGGACCGCCGCAATCAGTCGGTGTCGGCCGTGAATGTCTCCGACCGCTATACCTCGAAAGACGAAGCGGTCCCGGAAGGGTCCACCTCGGTGCGGTTCTGTGTCGTGGACCCCGCGACACGGCAGCGCGTCCAGTGCACTCTCTCGGTCGAAGACTCGTCTGGACAAACCCGGTTCAGCGGCGAAACGAAGGACGAACGCTTCGACGGAAACGACCACTTGTCCGCGACGCTCCCGGGGGGCGAGCGGTACCGGGTGGTGGCCCGGCGGGAGGGCGTCGTCGTCGAGCAGGAGATCGAAGCCCACGGCGACGAGCAGCTTGTGACCCTTCGTTTGCCCGGCGCCGACGATCCCGTGCAGCAGCTCGTGGGCTATCTGGCCGAGCCGCGCGACACGCGCCCGCCGCTTGCCGACCAGCCTTTCGCGAAGACCGGGCTGACGCGGGAGCAGGCCGAACGTGGGCAGCAGATGCTCTGGGAGGACCACGAGAAGATGATCCGCGAAACGCGCGCCCAGGAAATGGAGGCCAAGACGCTCGTCGACGGAGACTTCACGATGCCGTTTGCCTACACGGTGTTCGGCGAGAAGCCCCCCGGCGGGCGGAGCCTGTACATCTCGATGCACGGGGGGGGCGGGACGGCCGAGCGTGTCAACACCCAGCAGTGGAAGAATCAGCAGCGGCTCTACCGGCCCGCAGAGGGGGTGTACCTGGCGCCGCGGGCGCCGACGGACACCTGGAACCTGTGGCAGATGCCGCATATCGATCGGTTGTTCACCCGGCTGATCGAGGACCTGATCGTCTTGGAAGACGTAGACCCCGACCGTGTCTACGTGATGGGCTACTCCGCCGGCGGCGACGGCGCCTTCCAGCTCGCCCCACGCATGGCGGACCGCTGGGCTGCTGCGGCGATGATGGCGGGCCACCCGGGCGACGCCTCGCCGCTGGGCTTGCGGAATATCGGTTTCGCGGTCTACATGGGGGGCAGGGATGGGGCCTACAAGCGGAACGAGCACGCGGCCCGCTGGAAGGAGAAGCTCGCCGAACTGAGGTCCGCCGACCCAGAGGGCTACTTCCACAAAGTAACCATCTACCCCGAAAAGGGGCACTGGATGGACGGCGAGGACGCCTCGGCGCTGCCTTGGCTGGCGGCGCAAACCCGAAACCCACTCCCCGAGAAGGTCGTTTGGCAGCAAGACAACATCACCCACGACCGGTTCTACTGGCTGTCGATCGGCGATCAGCCGGTCAAGAAGGGGGCAACTATCGTGGCGACGCGCGACGCCCAGCAGGTCTCGATCGAAGCCGACGGCATTGACGAGGTCACAGTGCTGCTCAACGACGAGATGCTCGACCTCGACAAGCCCCTGCGGATTACGTCCGGCGAGCGGGTGCTGTTCGAGGGGACCCCGGAGCGCACGATCGCCATGTTGAGCAAGACGCTCGACGAGCGGGGAGACCCACGCGGAGTCTTCTCCGCGGCGGTGACCGTGCGCCCAGGGGGCGACGCCGCGGGCGAGTAG
- a CDS encoding ISAs1 family transposase, whose amino-acid sequence MGAKASVRIAEHFEGLTDPRRREVTYPLVNIVAMALCAVLSGADDFVAIADWSREKKDWLARFLDMSSGVPSHDRFNAVFAAIKPAEFEKCLLSFITALHEVTEGQVIAIDGKTLRRSFDAASSKAPIHMVSAWASANHIALGQVVTDAKSNEITAIPKLLDILEIQGCLVTIDAMGCQREIAEQIVVGGGDYVLAVKGNQPKLHTAIKGFFAAHLEDDCSGIDCRRSESHEKGHGRQDDRYYYLAKLPDGFDEGSKWRGLKAIGLACRITTHADGTQTHDTRYYIASRYLSGQKFADAVRGHWAIENALHWQLDVTFGEDQCRIRKGHADANFSLLRRTALSLLKNNTSRKLGVKNKRLAAAWSDQYRLEVLCGR is encoded by the coding sequence ATGGGCGCCAAGGCGAGCGTGCGGATTGCGGAGCATTTCGAGGGCCTCACCGACCCGCGTCGGCGTGAGGTGACCTACCCGCTGGTGAACATCGTGGCGATGGCGTTGTGCGCGGTGCTGAGCGGGGCGGACGACTTCGTGGCGATCGCCGACTGGTCGCGGGAGAAGAAGGATTGGCTGGCGAGATTCTTGGACATGAGCAGTGGGGTCCCCTCGCACGACCGCTTCAACGCGGTCTTCGCGGCGATCAAGCCGGCGGAGTTCGAGAAGTGCCTGCTGAGCTTCATCACGGCGTTGCACGAGGTGACCGAAGGGCAGGTGATCGCGATCGACGGCAAGACCTTACGGAGGAGCTTCGACGCGGCGAGCAGCAAGGCGCCGATCCACATGGTCAGCGCGTGGGCGTCGGCCAATCACATCGCGCTGGGGCAGGTGGTCACCGACGCGAAGAGCAACGAGATCACGGCCATTCCCAAGCTGCTGGATATCCTAGAAATCCAGGGGTGTTTGGTGACGATCGATGCGATGGGCTGCCAGCGGGAGATCGCCGAGCAGATCGTCGTGGGAGGGGGGGACTACGTGCTGGCGGTCAAGGGGAACCAGCCCAAGCTGCACACAGCGATCAAGGGCTTCTTCGCCGCCCACCTCGAAGACGATTGCAGCGGCATCGATTGCCGCCGCTCCGAGTCGCACGAGAAGGGGCACGGCCGGCAGGACGATCGCTACTACTACTTAGCGAAGCTTCCGGACGGGTTCGACGAGGGGAGCAAGTGGCGCGGGCTCAAGGCGATCGGCCTGGCGTGCCGCATCACGACCCACGCCGACGGAACGCAGACGCACGACACCCGCTACTACATCGCCAGCCGCTACCTCAGCGGCCAAAAGTTCGCCGACGCGGTCCGTGGCCACTGGGCGATCGAGAACGCGTTGCACTGGCAACTAGACGTCACCTTCGGCGAAGACCAATGCCGCATCCGCAAAGGCCACGCCGACGCCAACTTCAGCCTGCTGCGCAGGACAGCGCTGAGCCTGCTCAAGAACAACACCTCACGCAAGCTGGGCGTCAAGAACAAACGCCTCGCGGCCGCATGGAGCGACCAGTATCGGCTGGAAGTCCTGTGCGGGAGGTGA
- a CDS encoding sulfatase-like hydrolase/transferase → MTALKGLLAACVTSLLCTASASAADTARSEPPNVILIMSDDQGWGDVGFNGNQRIQTPNLDSMASSGVRFDRFYAAAPLCSPTRGSCLTGRYPFRFGILAAHTSGMRVGEFTIAEMLKGRGYATGFFGKWHIGWVDPAEVAPRGHYSPPSHHGFGEVFATTSAVPTWDPCVTPEGWDSWGGEAGKPWKGGFPYLHNGQKATEHLSGDDSRVIMDRVIPFIEQHKEGPFFATVWFHAPHEPVVAGEEYKKLYAKSGAARQNYYGCITAMDEQVGRLRSKLRELGIEKDTVLFFCSDNGPADKLAKKGVASAGPFRGHKHTMYEGGLLVPACAEWPGVIKAGSSTDVRCSTVDYFPTIANIVGYSFSKSRSRPIDGIDLMPVIEGGIASRDRDLFFGFRRLHQGTDGKAIISGDFKLLKEANKDGAVRMYDLRSDPGEEQDLAQSMPDKFREMSEKLEALEASCLLSRDGADYSY, encoded by the coding sequence ATGACCGCACTCAAGGGCCTGTTGGCCGCCTGCGTCACTAGCCTGCTATGCACTGCTTCCGCCAGTGCCGCGGACACTGCGCGGTCCGAACCTCCCAATGTCATCCTGATCATGAGCGATGATCAAGGTTGGGGAGACGTAGGGTTCAACGGCAACCAGAGAATCCAGACCCCCAACCTCGACAGTATGGCCAGCAGTGGCGTGCGGTTCGATCGCTTCTACGCCGCGGCGCCCCTCTGCTCGCCGACGCGGGGGAGCTGCCTCACTGGGCGCTACCCGTTCCGATTCGGCATACTCGCCGCCCACACGTCTGGCATGCGTGTCGGCGAGTTCACGATCGCAGAGATGCTCAAGGGCCGCGGCTACGCGACAGGCTTCTTTGGGAAGTGGCACATCGGCTGGGTCGACCCCGCGGAGGTGGCGCCGCGCGGACACTATTCGCCCCCGTCGCACCACGGGTTCGGCGAGGTCTTCGCCACCACCAGCGCCGTGCCCACCTGGGACCCGTGTGTGACCCCCGAGGGGTGGGACAGTTGGGGGGGCGAGGCGGGGAAGCCCTGGAAGGGCGGGTTCCCGTACCTGCACAACGGCCAGAAGGCGACCGAACACCTCTCAGGGGACGACAGCCGCGTCATTATGGACCGCGTGATCCCCTTCATCGAGCAGCACAAAGAAGGGCCATTCTTCGCGACGGTCTGGTTCCACGCACCCCACGAGCCGGTGGTCGCGGGCGAGGAGTACAAGAAGTTGTACGCAAAATCTGGCGCCGCTCGGCAGAACTACTACGGCTGCATCACCGCGATGGACGAGCAGGTGGGCCGGCTGCGCAGCAAGCTGCGGGAGCTCGGGATCGAGAAAGACACGGTGCTGTTCTTCTGCAGCGACAACGGCCCGGCCGACAAGCTGGCGAAGAAGGGGGTCGCGTCGGCCGGCCCATTCAGGGGCCACAAACACACCATGTACGAGGGGGGCTTGCTGGTCCCGGCGTGCGCCGAATGGCCGGGGGTCATCAAGGCGGGGAGCAGCACGGACGTACGTTGCTCGACCGTCGACTACTTCCCCACCATCGCCAACATCGTGGGCTACTCGTTTTCCAAGTCGCGCTCTAGACCGATCGACGGGATCGATTTGATGCCGGTGATCGAGGGGGGCATCGCGTCGCGCGATAGGGACCTCTTCTTTGGTTTCCGCCGTCTGCATCAGGGGACAGACGGAAAGGCGATTATCAGCGGGGATTTCAAGCTGCTGAAGGAGGCCAACAAAGACGGCGCGGTGCGCATGTACGACCTGCGGAGCGACCCGGGGGAAGAGCAGGACCTTGCGCAGTCGATGCCCGACAAGTTCCGAGAGATGTCGGAGAAGCTCGAGGCCCTTGAGGCAAGCTGCCTGCTAAGCCGCGACGGCGCCGACTACAGCTACTGA
- a CDS encoding copper homeostasis protein CutC — protein MQPLQQPEPARPVPLLEVCVGSLDDALAAEAAGAGRLELCGGLELGGLTPSLGLVEQVVRGVGLPVVSMIRPRAAGFAYSEAEFRCMEADASKSLEAGAAGVVFGMLTVNSAVDEARVAQMVSIAAGAETVFHRAFDAARSLDAALQSLINLGVTRVLTSGGAATAREGSAALRRLVGMAAGRIEVLAGGGIDAAGAAELLATTGCTSLHVGASTGRYDPSTTPAMSAALCDLRRLGSGAWRSVDPAAVAALRRAISGG, from the coding sequence ATGCAACCGCTCCAGCAACCCGAGCCCGCTCGCCCAGTCCCTCTCCTGGAGGTGTGCGTCGGGTCGCTCGACGACGCCCTGGCGGCAGAAGCGGCCGGCGCCGGTCGTCTGGAGCTCTGCGGCGGCCTGGAACTGGGCGGGCTGACTCCCTCGCTTGGGCTTGTCGAGCAGGTCGTCCGCGGGGTCGGCCTGCCGGTCGTCTCGATGATCCGTCCCCGGGCCGCCGGGTTCGCTTATTCGGAAGCAGAGTTTCGGTGCATGGAGGCCGATGCTTCGAAGTCGCTCGAAGCGGGCGCCGCCGGCGTCGTCTTCGGCATGCTCACCGTTAACTCAGCGGTAGACGAGGCCCGGGTTGCGCAGATGGTCTCGATCGCAGCGGGCGCCGAAACCGTTTTCCACCGCGCCTTCGACGCCGCCCGATCGCTCGACGCGGCGCTGCAATCGCTGATCAACCTTGGCGTGACCCGGGTGCTGACCAGCGGCGGTGCGGCTACTGCCCGAGAAGGGAGCGCGGCCTTGCGGCGGCTGGTCGGGATGGCGGCGGGGCGGATCGAGGTGCTCGCAGGGGGCGGGATCGATGCGGCCGGCGCCGCCGAGCTGCTCGCCACCACGGGCTGTACCTCGCTGCACGTGGGGGCGTCGACCGGTCGCTACGACCCCTCGACGACGCCGGCCATGTCCGCAGCCCTGTGCGACCTCCGCCGGCTCGGTAGCGGCGCGTGGCGGTCGGTCGACCCGGCAGCCGTTGCTGCATTACGACGGGCGATATCCGGCGGCTAA
- a CDS encoding sulfatase family protein: protein MFIFTDDHAVQAIGAYGSKINATPNIDRIAESGCVFTRSFCGNSICGPSRATVLTGKHSHKNGFLSNSSGPFDGSQTTFPKLLRAAGYQTALVGKWHLKSQPTGFDYWEILQGQGDYYNPVFLSEGAEAGESDSTQAMGYCTDLITDKAVAWLNQRDADRPFLLMCQHKAPHRTWAPPLRYLDRYEEQDIPEPATLFDDYQGRSRSLAENKMSIDKDFSYPYDLKIREPVPFANAYEQRFRDNEYARMTPEQRAAWEAAFGPRNEAFLASPPQGRALVRWKYQRYIKNYLRCIDAVDDGVGRLLDYLEEQGLSENTIVVYGSDQGFYLGEHGWFDKRWMFEESLKMPLLMRWPGVIPEGAEQDALVQNIDYGPTFLDAAGLPPDPAMQGESMRRLFTEEAPRWRDAVYYHYYEGGGEHNVPRHEGVRTARYKLIYFYDRGEYNLFDLKSDPNELRSLHDEPGSEAVLAEMKSQLQRLRRQYEVTAGSPERRNAE, encoded by the coding sequence TTGTTCATTTTCACCGACGACCACGCCGTCCAGGCGATTGGCGCCTACGGATCGAAGATCAATGCGACGCCAAACATTGACCGAATCGCCGAGAGCGGCTGCGTCTTCACGCGAAGCTTCTGCGGTAACTCGATCTGTGGGCCGTCGCGCGCGACCGTTCTGACTGGCAAGCACAGCCACAAGAACGGCTTCCTTAGCAACTCGAGCGGGCCGTTCGACGGGTCGCAGACCACCTTCCCCAAGCTGCTCCGGGCGGCGGGGTACCAAACCGCCTTGGTGGGCAAGTGGCACTTAAAGTCGCAACCGACAGGGTTCGACTACTGGGAGATCCTGCAGGGGCAGGGAGACTACTACAACCCGGTGTTCCTCTCCGAGGGCGCGGAAGCGGGGGAGAGCGATTCGACGCAGGCCATGGGCTACTGCACAGACCTGATCACAGACAAGGCGGTTGCCTGGCTCAATCAGCGTGACGCCGACCGTCCCTTCCTGCTGATGTGCCAGCACAAGGCGCCGCATCGCACGTGGGCGCCGCCGCTGCGCTACCTAGATCGCTACGAGGAACAAGACATCCCCGAACCGGCGACCCTGTTTGACGACTATCAGGGGCGGAGCCGCTCGCTGGCCGAAAACAAGATGTCGATCGACAAAGACTTTAGCTACCCCTACGACCTCAAGATCCGCGAGCCGGTCCCGTTCGCCAACGCGTATGAGCAGCGGTTCCGCGACAATGAATACGCCCGGATGACGCCCGAGCAGCGCGCCGCTTGGGAAGCCGCGTTTGGTCCGCGGAACGAGGCCTTCCTTGCTTCGCCCCCGCAAGGCAGAGCGCTGGTCCGCTGGAAGTACCAGCGCTACATCAAGAACTACCTGCGGTGCATTGACGCGGTCGACGACGGAGTCGGCCGCCTGCTCGACTACCTCGAAGAACAAGGGCTCAGCGAGAACACCATTGTTGTCTACGGCTCCGACCAAGGCTTCTACTTGGGCGAGCATGGGTGGTTTGACAAGCGCTGGATGTTTGAAGAGTCGCTCAAGATGCCGCTCTTGATGCGATGGCCTGGCGTGATCCCCGAGGGCGCCGAGCAGGACGCCCTGGTGCAGAACATCGACTACGGCCCCACGTTCTTGGACGCCGCCGGGCTTCCGCCTGATCCAGCGATGCAGGGCGAGAGCATGCGACGACTCTTCACGGAAGAGGCGCCCCGCTGGCGTGATGCAGTCTACTACCACTACTACGAGGGGGGCGGAGAGCACAACGTGCCTCGCCACGAGGGCGTACGCACCGCTCGCTACAAGCTGATCTACTTCTACGACCGGGGCGAGTACAACTTGTTCGACTTGAAAAGCGACCCCAACGAGCTGCGATCGCTCCATGACGAGCCGGGCAGTGAAGCGGTCTTGGCGGAAATGAAGTCGCAGCTTCAGCGGCTTCGACGTCAGTACGAAGTCACGGCGGGTTCTCCGGAACGCCGAAACGCAGAATGA